A genomic region of Burkholderia contaminans contains the following coding sequences:
- the tnpC gene encoding IS66 family transposase has translation MSAAPTDLPDDIEALKAMVASLREQLSSRAIEIEHLKLTIAKLRRMQFGRKSEKLDRQIEQLELRLEDLQADEGSADMAAAAAVKRPSREGVGRKPLPDHLEREERIHLPADDDCPDCGGQLKPMGEDVAEQLEYVRAHFRVIRHRRPKLACACCDRIVQAAAPSRPIDRGIPGPALLAHIAVSKFAYHIPLHRQAVMYARDGVEIDPGAMGYWMGSITALLAPLVATVRQYTLAGGKVHGDDTPLPVLAPGNGRTKTGRLWVYVRDDRPSASDEPAAVWFAYTPDRRGEHPQQHLADFTGVLQADAFAGYAELYRGGTIQEAACMAHARRKIHDLHAVRPNAVTEEALHRIGALYKIEEQIRGKPPDERHSVRQARAVPLLDDMKRWFEATLATLSAKSDTTKAIQYALNRWPALIYYCSDGRAEIDNLIAERALRGVALGRRNYLFAGADSGGERAAAMYSLIGTARLNGLDPEAYLAYVLERIADHPINRIDELLPWNVASALPSTAHVEPIR, from the coding sequence ATGTCCGCTGCTCCCACCGATCTCCCCGACGACATTGAAGCGCTGAAGGCGATGGTCGCCAGCTTGCGCGAGCAGCTCTCGTCGCGCGCGATTGAGATCGAGCATCTGAAGCTGACGATTGCCAAGCTGCGCCGGATGCAGTTCGGCCGAAAATCGGAGAAGCTGGATCGCCAGATCGAACAGCTTGAATTGCGGCTGGAAGACCTGCAGGCCGATGAAGGCTCGGCCGATATGGCCGCGGCTGCTGCAGTGAAACGGCCGAGTCGCGAAGGTGTCGGCCGCAAGCCGTTGCCCGATCACCTTGAGCGCGAAGAGCGCATCCATCTGCCCGCCGATGATGACTGCCCCGATTGCGGCGGGCAACTCAAACCGATGGGCGAAGACGTCGCGGAACAGCTCGAATACGTCCGGGCGCACTTCCGCGTGATTCGCCACCGCCGTCCGAAGCTGGCCTGCGCATGCTGCGATCGCATCGTGCAGGCCGCGGCACCGAGTCGACCGATCGATCGTGGCATCCCGGGTCCGGCGCTGCTCGCGCACATCGCCGTGTCGAAGTTCGCGTACCACATCCCGCTGCATCGCCAGGCAGTCATGTACGCGCGCGACGGCGTCGAGATCGATCCGGGTGCGATGGGGTATTGGATGGGGAGCATCACGGCGCTGCTTGCACCGCTGGTCGCCACCGTCCGCCAATACACGTTAGCCGGCGGCAAGGTTCACGGGGACGACACGCCGCTGCCAGTGCTGGCGCCCGGCAACGGTCGCACAAAGACAGGACGCCTGTGGGTCTACGTGCGCGATGATCGGCCGAGCGCTTCCGACGAGCCGGCAGCAGTCTGGTTCGCCTACACGCCCGATCGACGGGGCGAGCATCCCCAGCAGCATCTTGCAGACTTCACCGGCGTGCTGCAGGCCGATGCGTTTGCCGGCTATGCCGAGTTGTATCGCGGCGGCACCATCCAGGAAGCTGCCTGCATGGCCCACGCTCGCCGAAAGATCCATGATCTACATGCCGTCCGTCCCAATGCGGTAACGGAGGAAGCGCTGCACCGGATCGGCGCGCTCTACAAGATCGAGGAGCAGATCCGTGGCAAACCACCTGATGAGCGACACAGTGTGCGCCAGGCGCGAGCGGTACCGCTGCTCGACGACATGAAACGCTGGTTCGAAGCAACGCTCGCCACGCTCTCTGCAAAATCCGACACGACCAAGGCGATTCAGTACGCGCTGAATCGCTGGCCGGCGCTCATCTACTACTGCAGCGACGGGCGTGCGGAAATCGACAACCTGATCGCCGAGCGAGCACTGCGCGGCGTCGCCCTCGGCAGACGGAATTACTTGTTCGCCGGCGCCGACTCCGGTGGCGAACGTGCCGCCGCGATGTATAGCCTGATCGGCACGGCACGCCTGAATGGCCTCGATCCCGAGGCGTATCTCGCCTATGTGCTCGAGCGCATTGCTGACCATCCGATCAACCGCATCGACGAGTTGTTGCCGTGGAACGTGGCGTCGGCGCTTCCGTCTACTGCCCACGTCGAACCCATTCGATAG
- a CDS encoding RpiR family transcriptional regulator: MELRPNESPHNLASEAFLKLFQEADGWGIATVDEEADKAADFILTDDQGHRYVGVVKAFNNGRADYVTGAFAQAVLEARKHARDHHVRPAVLIWAGSLSPSLIDRLSAFHDEYGNGEPFAVLSGDGRRFVKFPGFEIDEDEATPSLRSRRIRSTQQPRLVFSDLNQWMLKCLLAVDIHHSERLISTMPTLIKSATELAQVALVSVMTATRLVNALREEGFLETVPFHNVPYLKVVQRRKLAKRWKAEYQRSPSAVAMKFLRPGGGDAQVQKWARKHGGAMGLFAAADLLGFGHVHGVPPAVWVSSLDEAVHSKELRRAKEGERPDLILQQPSFPQSLARGSITRDNVRVTDIIQTWLDVSSHPSRGVEQAEELEHGILASVVGESN; encoded by the coding sequence ATGGAATTGCGCCCGAACGAATCACCACACAACCTCGCTTCTGAGGCTTTCCTCAAATTGTTCCAGGAAGCGGATGGATGGGGTATAGCGACGGTGGACGAGGAGGCCGATAAAGCCGCCGACTTTATCCTGACCGACGATCAGGGCCACCGATATGTTGGGGTGGTGAAAGCCTTCAATAACGGGCGGGCCGATTACGTGACTGGGGCCTTCGCTCAGGCCGTTCTGGAGGCGCGTAAGCACGCCAGGGACCACCACGTCCGGCCGGCAGTACTTATCTGGGCCGGAAGCCTCTCGCCGTCGCTAATCGATCGCCTTTCAGCTTTCCACGATGAGTATGGCAACGGCGAACCATTCGCCGTGCTTTCCGGGGATGGCCGTCGGTTCGTAAAGTTCCCAGGCTTTGAGATTGATGAGGATGAGGCTACGCCGTCCCTCCGTTCGAGACGGATCCGTAGTACCCAGCAGCCGAGGTTGGTCTTTTCAGACCTGAACCAGTGGATGCTCAAGTGCCTACTCGCTGTAGATATCCATCACTCAGAACGTCTGATTTCTACGATGCCGACGCTCATCAAGTCTGCGACGGAACTGGCACAAGTCGCTCTCGTCTCCGTAATGACGGCAACCCGTCTGGTCAACGCATTGAGGGAAGAAGGGTTCCTCGAGACCGTTCCGTTTCATAACGTTCCGTATCTCAAGGTCGTGCAGCGGCGGAAGCTCGCGAAGCGGTGGAAGGCTGAGTATCAGCGATCGCCATCTGCAGTGGCTATGAAGTTCCTGCGCCCAGGTGGGGGGGACGCGCAGGTGCAGAAATGGGCGAGGAAGCACGGGGGGGCGATGGGGCTCTTCGCGGCAGCCGACCTGCTTGGTTTCGGCCACGTCCATGGTGTCCCACCAGCTGTTTGGGTTTCCAGCCTGGATGAGGCAGTCCACTCGAAGGAACTGCGCCGGGCAAAGGAGGGGGAGCGCCCCGACCTCATTTTGCAGCAGCCTAGCTTCCCTCAATCTTTGGCACGAGGGTCTATCACTCGTGACAACGTGCGGGTGACAGACATCATCCAAACGTGGCTCGACGTTTCTTCGCACCCCTCGCGAGGAGTGGAACAGGCCGAGGAGCTGGAGCACGGAATTCTTGCAAGCGTTGTTGGAGAGAGCAATTGA
- the flhD gene encoding flagellar transcriptional regulator FlhD has translation MTEANPDGVITEIRELNLSYLLLAQRLLREDRAMAMFRLGVSSEIAELIEGLTLAQTVKLAAVSNPLCRFRMDEQIFLSAIADKGRGATPTQMHAAILLAAQPVEAFR, from the coding sequence ATGACCGAAGCGAATCCTGATGGCGTGATCACCGAAATCCGAGAGCTAAACCTCTCGTACTTGCTCCTTGCCCAGCGCCTCCTGCGCGAAGACCGAGCAATGGCGATGTTCCGCCTCGGCGTGTCGTCCGAGATCGCTGAACTGATCGAGGGCCTGACGCTCGCGCAGACAGTCAAGCTCGCGGCCGTCAGCAATCCGCTCTGCCGATTTCGGATGGACGAGCAGATATTTCTGTCCGCCATCGCGGATAAGGGCCGCGGCGCCACGCCGACACAGATGCATGCAGCGATCCTGCTCGCGGCCCAACCGGTGGAGGCGTTCCGGTGA
- the flhC gene encoding flagellar transcriptional regulator FlhC — protein sequence MGEIREIVLAIELIELGARLQLLESETRLSRDRLIKLYKELKGVSPPKGMLPFSADWFMTWLPNVHSSLFYNIHRFMRQQGGCDPIQALVKSYRLYLENVSLSDGEAILTFTRAWTLVRFFDSGLLTTSSCTRCGGDFVAHAHDPQHNFVCGLCAPPSRAGKTRKSADFAPPVPAPLTNTHDLHTI from the coding sequence ATGGGTGAGATCCGCGAGATCGTCCTCGCCATCGAGCTCATCGAGCTGGGTGCGCGACTGCAGTTGCTTGAGTCGGAGACGCGATTGTCGCGAGACCGCCTCATCAAGCTCTACAAGGAACTGAAGGGTGTGTCGCCTCCGAAGGGAATGTTGCCGTTCTCAGCAGACTGGTTCATGACGTGGCTGCCAAACGTTCACTCCTCGCTGTTCTACAACATCCACCGCTTCATGCGTCAACAGGGTGGCTGCGACCCGATCCAGGCTCTCGTGAAGAGCTACCGGCTCTACCTTGAGAACGTTTCACTGTCTGACGGTGAGGCGATTCTCACCTTCACCCGCGCCTGGACGCTGGTGCGCTTCTTCGATTCCGGGTTGCTCACCACGTCCTCATGTACTCGCTGCGGCGGCGATTTCGTAGCGCACGCACACGATCCTCAACACAACTTCGTCTGTGGCCTGTGCGCGCCGCCGTCACGAGCGGGAAAGACCCGCAAGTCGGCTGACTTCGCGCCGCCGGTGCCGGCACCGTTGACGAATACACACGACCTTCACACGATCTAA
- a CDS encoding DUF6283 family protein, with amino-acid sequence MCAGFLLHGADHNLSVRIKSIQGDRFDDVEDGGHQLYENYRAMAIANGVSPDDPVLAQCRD; translated from the coding sequence ATGTGCGCCGGGTTTCTGCTCCATGGTGCAGACCATAACCTCTCCGTGCGGATCAAGTCGATCCAGGGCGATCGCTTTGATGATGTGGAAGACGGAGGCCACCAGCTATACGAGAATTACCGCGCAATGGCCATTGCAAACGGCGTTTCGCCAGATGACCCCGTCTTGGCGCAATGTCGGGACTGA
- a CDS encoding GSU2403 family nucleotidyltransferase fold protein, producing the protein MSELVEFSTLAVTLAPWRSKIVFVGGWAFRLYRYEPRAYKPEHKPIFTQDADVAYAEREALEGDIKTALEGAGFKEEPNFAGDFKPPAMRYTMGEGAKAFYAEFLTPLTGSPMRRNKATKQWEKDATEAKAGVVAQKLRHLEVLLYEPWTVTIPGEESGLGEAVPDLQIPNPVSFMLQKVLIRDDRIPEKRAQDVLYIHDAMLHFGNAIEDELIPIWKQLQGTMTEAQQKSVRAGVDELFTDVNDIIRAAVEIAGPERDIDPEDMLRLCRGGFDELFGEAE; encoded by the coding sequence TTGAGTGAGTTAGTTGAATTCAGTACCCTCGCGGTGACCTTGGCGCCATGGCGGTCCAAGATCGTTTTCGTCGGGGGATGGGCGTTCCGGCTCTATAGGTATGAGCCACGCGCCTACAAGCCCGAGCACAAACCCATTTTCACGCAAGACGCGGACGTCGCTTACGCGGAGCGCGAAGCGCTCGAGGGCGATATCAAGACTGCGCTCGAAGGGGCCGGGTTCAAGGAGGAACCGAACTTCGCAGGAGACTTCAAACCCCCCGCGATGCGGTACACCATGGGCGAGGGAGCGAAGGCCTTCTACGCGGAATTTCTGACTCCGCTGACTGGCAGCCCGATGCGGCGCAACAAGGCGACGAAGCAGTGGGAAAAGGACGCGACCGAAGCGAAAGCCGGCGTGGTGGCCCAGAAGCTGCGCCACCTCGAGGTGCTTCTATACGAACCGTGGACGGTCACGATCCCGGGCGAAGAGTCGGGCCTAGGCGAGGCCGTGCCTGATCTCCAGATCCCGAATCCAGTGAGTTTCATGCTCCAGAAGGTATTGATCCGCGACGACCGGATTCCGGAAAAGCGGGCTCAGGACGTGCTCTACATCCACGACGCGATGCTTCACTTCGGGAACGCGATCGAGGACGAGCTGATCCCGATCTGGAAGCAGTTGCAGGGCACGATGACTGAGGCACAACAGAAGTCGGTTCGAGCCGGCGTCGACGAGCTGTTCACGGACGTCAACGACATCATCCGCGCCGCCGTTGAAATCGCCGGGCCGGAGCGCGACATCGATCCGGAAGATATGCTGCGGCTCTGTCGCGGTGGATTCGACGAGCTATTTGGCGAGGCAGAGTAG
- a CDS encoding DUF6283 family protein: MSRRAPEITRTRAAGPDHQVVTVQGGKGSYRRRPCAKCPWRVDATGEFPADAFRHSAETAYDMATET; encoded by the coding sequence ATGTCGCGGAGAGCGCCCGAAATCACACGTACTCGCGCCGCCGGTCCGGATCATCAGGTCGTCACCGTCCAGGGCGGGAAAGGGAGTTATCGCCGGAGGCCCTGTGCGAAATGTCCGTGGCGTGTCGACGCGACTGGCGAGTTTCCTGCAGACGCCTTCCGTCATTCAGCCGAGACGGCCTACGACATGGCGACTGAGACGTGA
- the tnpA gene encoding IS66-like element accessory protein TnpA, protein MKPVVHGRRPGSRNYTKEFREAVAAEANDPNRSIAEVARAHGLNANMVAQWRRSLLDTRPASSVPNIALLPVDVVDLPAKDIPHHALPQTPDVSASPAMPSGCEIEIEVGKRRIRIRGVSQEFAEQYLRDCLK, encoded by the coding sequence ATGAAGCCAGTGGTGCATGGAAGACGACCGGGATCGAGGAACTACACGAAGGAGTTTCGGGAAGCGGTTGCTGCCGAAGCGAACGATCCGAATCGCTCGATTGCCGAGGTCGCGCGTGCGCACGGCTTGAACGCCAATATGGTCGCGCAGTGGCGAAGAAGCTTACTCGATACGCGACCTGCATCGTCGGTACCAAACATCGCGCTGCTACCGGTTGATGTGGTCGATCTGCCTGCGAAGGACATCCCACATCACGCTCTGCCGCAAACACCGGACGTGTCGGCGAGCCCGGCGATGCCGTCAGGCTGTGAAATCGAGATCGAGGTCGGCAAACGACGTATTCGTATCCGCGGTGTGTCGCAGGAGTTCGCCGAACAGTATTTGCGAGACTGTCTGAAGTGA
- the tnpB gene encoding IS66 family insertion sequence element accessory protein TnpB (TnpB, as the term is used for proteins encoded by IS66 family insertion elements, is considered an accessory protein, since TnpC, encoded by a neighboring gene, is a DDE family transposase.) yields the protein MRSGFNSLAAKVQTVLEKDPYSGHVFVFRGKRGDLLKCLWWCDGGLCLLSKRLEKGRFAWPRADVGVVALTTAQLALLLEGFDWRQPIDAVRPRSAL from the coding sequence ATGCGTTCCGGCTTCAACTCGTTGGCCGCGAAGGTACAAACCGTGCTGGAGAAGGATCCCTACAGCGGGCACGTGTTCGTGTTCCGGGGTAAGCGCGGCGACTTGCTGAAGTGCTTGTGGTGGTGCGACGGTGGCCTGTGCCTGCTCTCGAAGCGCCTCGAGAAAGGACGTTTCGCGTGGCCGCGCGCCGATGTCGGTGTTGTTGCGCTGACGACCGCTCAGCTCGCGCTCTTGCTCGAAGGTTTCGATTGGCGGCAGCCGATCGATGCGGTACGCCCGCGAAGCGCATTGTAA
- a CDS encoding IS256 family transposase codes for MQQGARRIIQQAIEAELAAMLEQYSNVKTMDGRRAVVRNGYLPEREIVTAVGPVPVKVPKVRDRSGAGIKFNSSIVPPYVRKSPRVSSSLPWLYLRGVSTGDMGDALSELLGEQAKGLSAGVVSRLKAAWADEYELWKKRDLSAARWVYWWADGIHTQARTEDSDGQCLLVIIGVKPNGEKERVALSDGYRESKQSWVELLLDLKARGLQAPPLLAVGDGAMGLWAALDEVFPQTRHQRCWFHKIGNVLNAMPKSQHGKAKAALAEIWNAATRADAIVAFNQFVDTYAAKYPKAVEKLTKDRDALLAFYAFPAEHWQHVRTTNPIESTFATVRHRTSRTRNCLSRATFLGMAFKLIEAAEKSWRKIRGVDKIEELLKGIPFEDGTPVIESTPVPQALAA; via the coding sequence ATCCAGCAAGGCGCGCGTCGAATCATCCAGCAGGCAATCGAGGCGGAACTGGCGGCGATGCTCGAGCAATATTCGAATGTGAAGACGATGGACGGCCGACGCGCGGTCGTGCGCAACGGCTATCTGCCCGAGCGCGAGATCGTCACAGCCGTAGGCCCGGTGCCCGTGAAGGTGCCGAAGGTGCGCGACCGCTCGGGCGCGGGCATCAAGTTCAATTCGTCGATCGTGCCACCCTACGTACGCAAGTCGCCGCGCGTGTCATCGTCGCTGCCGTGGCTGTACCTGCGTGGCGTGTCCACAGGCGACATGGGCGACGCGCTGTCCGAATTGCTTGGCGAACAGGCCAAGGGGCTGTCAGCGGGCGTTGTGAGCCGTCTGAAGGCCGCGTGGGCCGACGAGTATGAGCTGTGGAAAAAGCGTGACCTGTCGGCCGCGCGCTGGGTCTACTGGTGGGCAGACGGCATTCATACACAGGCTCGCACGGAGGATTCCGACGGTCAGTGCCTGCTGGTGATCATCGGCGTGAAACCGAACGGCGAGAAGGAGCGCGTCGCGCTCAGCGACGGCTATCGCGAGTCGAAGCAATCGTGGGTTGAACTGTTGCTGGACCTGAAGGCGCGCGGCCTGCAGGCGCCGCCGCTGCTCGCCGTGGGTGATGGCGCGATGGGGCTGTGGGCGGCGCTTGACGAGGTGTTTCCGCAGACACGGCATCAGCGATGCTGGTTCCATAAAATTGGAAACGTCCTCAATGCGATGCCCAAGTCGCAACACGGCAAGGCCAAAGCCGCGCTTGCTGAAATCTGGAATGCCGCAACGCGCGCCGACGCAATCGTCGCGTTCAACCAGTTCGTCGACACGTACGCAGCGAAATATCCGAAAGCCGTCGAGAAGCTCACGAAGGATCGTGATGCGCTGCTTGCGTTCTACGCCTTTCCAGCGGAGCACTGGCAACACGTACGGACCACGAATCCGATCGAGTCGACGTTCGCGACGGTGCGCCATCGCACGAGCCGCACGCGCAACTGTCTGTCGCGCGCGACCTTCCTCGGCATGGCGTTCAAGCTGATTGAAGCGGCTGAGAAGTCATGGAGAAAGATCCGTGGCGTAGACAAGATCGAGGAACTTCTGAAGGGCATTCCCTTCGAGGACGGAACCCCGGTGATTGAAAGCACACCGGTTCCTCAAGCGCTGGCCGCCTGA
- a CDS encoding phospholipase D family protein, whose translation MKSKVQLVLNGEQTGHADAFLELIGRARHLDCMVAFAKGSALKLILKTLEKSLRRGMTARFAIGLSFHLTDPALLRTLFRLSKAHPLELYLSYTEETFHPKVYAFADSGRSTVFVGSANLTAGGLSTNYEASVRVDDADGTLVDEVAAFFDELIGGEVVLPATKERIDDYARQFAVQRAWRDMAKKRADKISREATPDLSVLAYQLAEMKRDDSQSGFAAQRAIRARYVAEAKARIQELAALQRPPASTFLPMYESLYRRFHSGGLHRQKTRITAKAPLFVAALADILGRSKPPPAEAFEILRRHFLGIQGAGVNLLTEVLHAIDNKRYPVMNQNAVNGLTTAGFVGYPLHPAKAGVDGELYTRFCEDAKTVQRQLGLANFSELDALFNYIYWQEGEEEGES comes from the coding sequence TTGAAAAGTAAAGTTCAATTGGTGCTCAACGGTGAGCAAACCGGTCACGCTGATGCCTTTCTCGAGTTGATCGGGCGGGCGCGTCACTTGGACTGCATGGTGGCGTTCGCAAAGGGCTCAGCGCTCAAGCTGATCCTCAAGACGTTGGAAAAGTCCCTTCGCCGCGGCATGACAGCCAGGTTTGCCATTGGGCTAAGTTTTCACCTCACGGATCCGGCGTTGCTCCGGACTCTGTTCAGGCTTTCCAAGGCGCACCCCTTAGAGCTATACCTGAGTTACACCGAGGAAACGTTTCATCCTAAGGTCTACGCATTCGCGGACTCGGGTCGATCGACGGTCTTTGTTGGGTCCGCCAATTTGACGGCCGGAGGCCTCTCAACCAACTATGAAGCCTCAGTCCGTGTTGACGATGCAGACGGGACGCTCGTCGACGAGGTAGCGGCGTTCTTTGATGAATTGATTGGCGGCGAAGTTGTCCTGCCTGCGACCAAAGAGAGGATCGACGACTACGCCCGGCAGTTTGCCGTGCAAAGGGCGTGGCGCGACATGGCAAAAAAGCGCGCCGACAAGATCAGTCGCGAAGCGACCCCCGATCTGAGCGTCCTTGCCTACCAGTTAGCGGAGATGAAGCGAGACGACTCCCAAAGTGGCTTCGCTGCGCAGCGGGCTATTCGCGCTCGGTACGTTGCCGAGGCCAAAGCCCGCATTCAAGAGCTAGCCGCCTTGCAACGGCCCCCTGCAAGCACATTTCTTCCTATGTACGAAAGCCTGTATCGACGATTCCACTCGGGTGGTCTGCATAGACAGAAAACCAGAATCACGGCGAAGGCGCCACTCTTTGTGGCCGCCTTGGCAGACATCCTCGGGCGCAGCAAGCCGCCGCCGGCAGAAGCCTTCGAGATACTTCGGCGGCACTTCCTCGGAATCCAGGGTGCCGGCGTGAACCTGCTGACCGAGGTGTTGCATGCGATCGACAATAAACGGTATCCGGTCATGAACCAGAATGCGGTGAACGGCCTTACGACCGCCGGGTTCGTCGGCTACCCTCTGCATCCGGCCAAGGCAGGCGTTGACGGCGAGCTATATACCCGCTTCTGCGAGGATGCCAAGACTGTTCAGCGACAGCTTGGTTTGGCCAACTTCTCGGAACTCGATGCCTTGTTCAACTACATCTACTGGCAGGAAGGCGAGGAAGAAGGGGAATCCTAG
- a CDS encoding helix-turn-helix domain-containing protein, translated as MTDIDVLYGEDAQALRKKAGLTQTQLGDRWRLTRQQIGRYERAGHAVPMKEADAYRGLVVAFKSNAT; from the coding sequence ATGACGGATATTGACGTGCTCTACGGCGAAGACGCGCAGGCGCTGCGTAAGAAGGCCGGATTGACCCAGACCCAGCTTGGGGACCGCTGGCGGTTGACGCGCCAACAGATCGGGCGCTACGAAAGAGCCGGGCACGCAGTGCCCATGAAGGAGGCTGACGCATATCGTGGCCTCGTGGTTGCATTTAAATCAAATGCAACATAG
- a CDS encoding RES family NAD+ phosphorylase, which translates to MKDSNRICANCVTDPYLRIEIGRSETINEQCDYCEEIGPTYSMVDLAARCDEVIDRFYTLTSDDWAVVHFDRAPRGEQLLTILSQWLNPEDETSTYDLDAVLRDGWGNSDSSKYDDDPWFIREDASAGEFGAAWHRMERSLREEARLVNPAVVETLARVFGGIHDDRTEDGRGAILEVGPDRNIHTLFRARVFETEQAMERALEHPERELGPPAPVFVTAGRMNAKGVSVFYGARDERTALREVRPPVGSKVVTAAFRIIRPLRLLDLSALRATRVDPSRSLFDPETAPLVERVAFLKQLEAKLTMAVMPSMTEDGYLITQAVADYLSTDPSLNLDGIYFRSVQSKAKSDDAGGHNVILFHKAASVLHAREDDKIPTRANLWFRPDEDEWYGPSITTLAPTAQTSRASWRRTDGRTPALELLRDTLSIHKVEGVEIETTTTRVQHSFEQDVSTRPAP; encoded by the coding sequence ATGAAGGACAGCAATCGGATTTGCGCAAACTGCGTCACCGACCCCTACCTGCGTATAGAGATCGGTCGAAGTGAGACAATCAACGAGCAATGTGACTACTGCGAGGAGATTGGTCCGACGTACAGCATGGTGGACTTGGCGGCGCGGTGCGACGAAGTTATCGATCGGTTCTATACCCTCACGAGCGACGACTGGGCCGTAGTTCACTTTGATCGCGCGCCACGGGGGGAGCAGCTGCTCACGATTCTGAGCCAATGGCTCAACCCAGAGGATGAGACGTCGACCTATGACCTCGACGCAGTTCTCCGCGATGGCTGGGGCAACAGCGATAGCTCTAAATACGACGACGACCCATGGTTCATCCGCGAAGACGCGTCCGCGGGAGAGTTCGGAGCCGCCTGGCACAGGATGGAACGCAGCCTCCGCGAAGAAGCCCGATTGGTGAATCCTGCGGTTGTAGAAACCCTCGCAAGGGTGTTCGGTGGCATTCACGACGACCGAACAGAAGATGGAAGAGGCGCGATTCTTGAAGTAGGCCCCGACCGCAACATTCATACCCTCTTTCGCGCGAGGGTTTTCGAGACGGAGCAAGCCATGGAGCGAGCGCTCGAGCACCCGGAGCGTGAACTCGGGCCGCCGGCGCCGGTCTTCGTCACCGCCGGCCGTATGAACGCAAAAGGTGTGAGCGTCTTCTACGGTGCTCGAGACGAGAGAACGGCCTTACGTGAAGTTCGACCCCCAGTCGGGAGCAAGGTCGTCACTGCGGCATTTAGAATAATTCGACCACTTCGCTTGCTCGACCTAAGCGCTCTCCGTGCGACACGTGTAGATCCATCGCGCAGCCTCTTTGATCCAGAGACGGCTCCGCTTGTTGAGCGCGTCGCATTCTTGAAGCAGCTGGAGGCCAAACTGACAATGGCCGTCATGCCCTCTATGACCGAAGATGGGTATCTGATTACGCAAGCAGTTGCTGACTACCTTTCGACCGACCCGAGTCTCAATCTCGATGGCATCTACTTCCGATCAGTGCAATCGAAGGCAAAAAGCGATGACGCTGGCGGACACAACGTCATACTGTTCCACAAAGCCGCGTCGGTACTCCACGCGCGCGAGGACGACAAGATTCCGACCCGTGCGAATCTCTGGTTTAGGCCCGACGAAGATGAGTGGTACGGCCCATCCATCACCACCCTCGCACCAACGGCACAGACGTCAAGAGCATCGTGGCGAAGGACAGATGGACGGACGCCCGCGCTTGAGCTCCTGCGAGATACCCTATCGATCCACAAAGTCGAGGGGGTCGAGATCGAAACGACAACAACCCGAGTACAGCACAGCTTCGAACAGGATGTAAGCACTCGACCAGCACCGTAG
- a CDS encoding H-NS family nucleoid-associated regulatory protein — protein sequence MADLNTLRADLGRVNELLADARAREIATVLAQLKEDVALLKITEKEIRVALGYDKVKTKGPAKYYDPQTGKKWSGKGKRPKWLEGKQLEDYLVGAPQPQAWWPGEE from the coding sequence ATGGCTGATCTCAACACGCTTCGGGCTGATCTAGGACGCGTCAACGAGCTGCTCGCCGACGCACGTGCTCGCGAGATCGCAACAGTCCTCGCTCAATTGAAGGAAGACGTGGCCCTGCTGAAAATCACGGAGAAAGAGATCCGTGTGGCGCTCGGCTACGACAAGGTGAAGACCAAGGGGCCTGCCAAGTACTACGACCCTCAGACGGGGAAAAAATGGTCTGGCAAAGGAAAGCGTCCGAAGTGGCTGGAAGGCAAGCAGCTCGAGGACTATCTGGTCGGCGCCCCCCAGCCCCAGGCGTGGTGGCCTGGCGAAGAGTAA